A stretch of DNA from Pectinophora gossypiella chromosome 23, ilPecGoss1.1, whole genome shotgun sequence:
GGTAGATTTTGATGTATTCTGTAATATTGTGAAAGAAAGAcattttttggtatttttttacagcttGGGTTATATTATTGAAGTTTTAGTATGGATCCCTATTttttttctagtaataaatatagcCTATAGACCTCAGGAATAATGTAGCTTTCCAATAGTGAAAGAGTTTTTGTAATTGGTCCAATAGTTTCTAAGTTTATTCAATACAAACATACAAATCTTTCGTATAACATACacaaaaactttttatattattatttttagtaatcTCTGCtaagtctaacagaaaactctgtgaagtgtgggtacttcggttatcttgcgatagatgtaccccaattgggatgtagtcatgACATGAGCTTATGTCTACAAGGCAAGATATCTTGTTTATGATATTATAGTGGTTTTAGTCTAATTTTGTTTCAGCCAATGATGTCTTCTACGGAGGACTTTAGCAGTTTGTTGGACGTATCACCGGCATTGACCAATAAACGACTGTCACTAGCTCTGACCGATTGGTTTCACGAAGAAGTCAGTTTTACCCATTGGGAGGTAAGTTATTTATATTCAATGTCAaagagagactttccaggctcatcatcatcatcatcagcccattaacgtccccactgctggggcacgggccttccctatggatggatatggagatcgggccttaaaccatcacgcgggcccaatgcggactgatggttattatcgactgctaatgcagccgggaccaacggcttaacgtgccttccgaagcacggaggagctcgagatgaaaactttttttttgtggtcacccatcctatgaccggcctttgcgaaagttgcttttaaGGCTAACTTCCCCTAAAACtaatatagatggcattgtacaagatttacccaaaaacaaagataaaagtttatataggtatgtctgttatccatgaaattagaagtttaaacgaagaaaaaacttaacaacgccatctatcgtgtttttgtgGAACGCGGATTGGAACGTTTCTCATTGAGGTAGCCAGAGATAATCCATCGCAAGTTGGCGATGGTGAGTCAAGGAAAGATAACaggcatatgcatcttttatctttgtttttggatatgaatgatgacccttgttatttcACTCAGGCGAGCTTATATGTATCATATCAATGAGTTCTATTAAAATCTGCGGAAGTTCTTTCATGGCGCGTACTCTATCTTGTGTCTAAAGATATAACTATTTTACGTTCCAGTACGTTGGTGACACGGGCAAAGGCGACGCATACCTGAGCGAGTTGATCCGTATCAAGATCCACGGAACGAACAAGGACGGGACGTCTAAACACGTCCAGGTTGTTCTCAAATACATTCCGAAAAATACATGCCGACGGCTTACATTCCGTAGCGATGAGTTCTTCAGAAACGAAATCAACTTTTACAACATCATTTTGCCTTGTTTACTGAAGTTCCAAGACTCCAAAAACCTTACGGAACCATTCAAGAGTTACGTGAATTTATTCTTCAGTTACTGTGATGGTTTAAACGACGTGATCTGCCTAGAAGATGCCTCGCTGGAAGGCTTCACGTCAGCTGTGAGGCAAGAGGGGATAGACTTCGACCACTGCAAGCAAATCTATAAGACTTTAGCTAAATTCCACGCTGTATCATTTGCAATGAAAGACCAGAAGGCTGATGAGTTTGACACCATCAAAAATGCCATATTTGAAACGTACTATGATGATCGACATTGGGATTGGTATGAGCGTTATTGGAAGAGGATCTGTGGTGTAGCTATCGACGCAGTGGAAAAGGAGTACCCAGACTCGATATACCTTGAGAAGGTCAAAGAATTCGCGGTCCCAGAACGGTATAAAGAGATGATTAAAGCGGTCAGGACGCATGACACTGGAGTCTTCTCGCATGGAGATTCTTGGACGAATAATTTCCTATTCAAATATGAAGGGAAGAAGCCGGTTGATGCGAAGATAATTGACTTCCAGTTAGCTAGGTGTGCGACTCCAGTTTTGGATGTGTCGTTTGTCATATACGCTTGTACGACGCAAGATATGAGGTTGAAGTATTATGATGAATTGTTGGAGTATTATTACAAAGTATTGTCCACACAGATTCGAGAAATGGGCACGGACCCGGATAAAGTTTATTCGTTGGAGACGTTTATGGCTGAAATTAAGAAGTATTCGTTCTTCGGGCTGGCATTCAGTTTTGAGTCTACCCCGATGATAGTTTTGGCTCCTGAAGATGCTGTTCCCATGGAAATGGAGGTAAGCATGTTTTACAtagttctctctctttatttaagagctgcgctcttgtcggtggagtaatcgccttcattactccatagatagggcgtgtagaacggtggttgccccaatcgcattccgttccgcagcacaccgaccaatttctcaatcggtgatgttctagctagagccctaccagaatccatttcctcggcctccaaccagtactgatacatCATGATCAGgagtgcgcttttgaagtagcggcgcttactcgctacgtcacaagatcgtcatagaacctaagcaTAGCTAgctagcattttataggttagcccgtcccagtgagctacccactacgttctgctaatcctgtcactgtttggtcggggactgcttatttttatattcgcagctaaccatcatatctgctggccgttccactatccgccacctgtggaccccgtagatggcctacagctcagcctactacacaTTCATTTTTTCATTCTACACATTACATAGTTCATTTGTTGCTAAATCGGCGGTCAAGGCTTGTGCATCGAGATCGAGAAACTCGACGCTATTAGACTCGCTCGAGATTGTAGTGTAGCAGAgtgcaaactctgcacatactgttTTACGGTATAGTTGAGTTACTTTAGGGGGTGATATTCCCTAAGGGAGTCTCTACATGTCAGCGTGTGTGTTGGGAGTTAATAAGTAAAAACACTGAATAAGTTCCCATGCCTATTTTCGAAAACACAATCGGTTATTTTCGAGTACACTTAATTTGACACAATATAGACCACGTGCTCTATATATCAGAAAGGTTAATTTAGACGCGTGTTACCCCGTtgttcatttataacaaacatcatagaaggaaaaattgaaggggaGAGAGGAAGaagtagacctaggagaacatttatgaaacaaataaaagagaaggtgcaggatttggcgggaagaagagaggaatggcgattactccaaaCGACAAGAGCGCAACTTTTAAATTAGAAGAGacacttttgcaatggaaaattccactatgTTATTTGTAAATCATCTTCTGTCCTTATCCCACTCTGGTTTACGCCAGTTATATAACAGAACAACACTTGAGCTAATAGAAGTCgaagataaaatattatctaatcattttgaaattaaagtTAGATTGCCTACTTCAATAAGGGGGATgccccttaggcctgttgtcttaaatttcaccgggtgagagccctcagcgctccccatttgtccgaccaagtggGGGCCATCGTTGtaataattcatatttattGTTACAGGGCGATGAAAAGAGGAACATAGAAGACTTTTGGCAGATACCTCCGTTTAAGActaaagagggtagacagagggAAGCTAACAACATTGTGTTTTGCGTAGACAGAGGATACATATGAGTTAGGTACtgagaaagaaaaataagaaaaatcgGACCTAGCaataacttcaggttaggttagcggaccccgtgaaaactgGGTAACCGCAGTAAAATGTTCCTTAAATAcaagtaattatgaataaattaaaaactcataTCCAGTTATTACAATTACTATAATTTAGAATTAATAGATCCAATGAATTATTCGTTTCGGACCGcaacctgtttcataaaacttacaattgtaaattacaacgactatttggtgttcattacgtagctaatttgaaactgcaaaatatttgtgatcacacactccgcaatgtacatcaaattgtctttgtaatttacaattgtaagttttatggaACAGGCCCCAGTTCGGACCGCGGTGCGAATCTGCTAGAGTTCTTTTAAAATGGATATTGGCACTGCTGCTCTGTGGTTGAAGTTATGCAGATTGCCCCAGGTATCTTTAAGAATAAGCTGATTctgtaattacatacataaactgcctatatacgtcccactgctgggcacaggcctcccctcaatcaaccggagagggcaactccaccaacccgcagtggagcagcgtggtggagtatgctccataccctctccggttgattctgtaattaaatttaagtaaatatCGATTATATTCTACATTCGAACCCACTACGATCCAAATCGACTCTTTACATCAATGTTCATCAGCGATTTAAACCGCGCGAAATGACCCATTTTATGTTGGTCTATCTAGTTTTTCAGaatattattaattgttatttgcTGCTTATTTTcccgaataataaataaatgaactcATAGTCGATCGATTCGCACTGCGGTCCGAACTGATTGTGGTCCGAAGCGACAAAAGACACAAAATTATTTCTTtagttaaattaattatttaagtttgaATTGGTATTTTTACGAAAAACAACCTTTAAAATAGAATTCCGAATTTTCAtatcaatataataaaagttttatataaCATTTCTTATTATTAGCACTgtgatattttagttttatatattttattaataagtattaaTACATTTCTGTCACAAACATTATATTGTAgagataattttaattataataaaatgtattaacaATTGAAATAATAAGTTATAATTCTGAACGACACTTCTTCATTTCTACATAATATAGGTAACATAAAATCACGACTATAATCCCATGGCGTAGCTAGGGGTACATTCATcgtaaggtgaactaagtacccaatggccccgattcctgcagacacctcctaattttattttaagttatacccgccattttcttatccgccgaaaagaaaaggactgatgattgtcaacaagttaattttaaaacgaataaataatccaggcgaataaaataggctcgctggtatgcaatccatttgacgtgctgtctatttaaaattgacgtgtgttcaataAATTTGATGCCTTTccattacccgttcctttctttttcagcggataagaaaatggcaggtataacttaaaattagacaccgtctgcaggaattagcaccactgcgTCTTGATTTGAACAATATTATAATCCCCTCTTGATTCAATAGCGCCATCTAACGATTGTCATGCGAACTTTGATGATAAGTAGTAtgttattttaaacagtttttagtCTGTAGTTTGATGTGAAGATGGCGTGACTGATGACTTAACAGcatagagataggaaattatatggaggcgccctgttctactatataaacatcatcttatacaaatatgagtagtttatgaaacaggtcgtcaataatcgttttgtctcttttttactAGTACAAAATTTCTTTTGGTAAAagagataagtatatatttgttatttctagttatggcaacattttgtgatgacgtcacaacagcTGTAGGTGCGTgccatttttcgccattttatgcgctgtgttttgtggtacttctgctgtcaagtagctgtttatgagatcgtattttgtgttttgcggataaattacgaggatttgatttgctaaatcgaagttgaagttgaaaaaagtgttattcaacatgtccgtgtattgtattgtacagtgtggtgccagaaaggacagaaatcaaccgtatttgtcacttcataggttagtaccccgtattcattgaataatacaaacaatcctatagattttgatgttacaacgcaactgagacatgaatttgtattaaacctttatatattttgagtaattgtcatactacaaaccgtatttttctttgttttccaatatctttattcgtcatagtcaaattagtgttgcgccaataatactggctaagaatactagttattatttttacgttaacaggtttccaagaaataaaagcttgagaagacgatggttagagagaggctgttggtgtttaaatttatatttaaatttcagcttAGCTTGCATCATGCTAGATAGAtaacatatttgtatcatgttatcacaacatgtttataatatctatcattcaactacatattattatgtacttaatatacttagtctgcaactattatatgtcgaaacaattatgagttgtacaaattttatataaataaatgaatgttatctttcatttcaggccatctttcaatccaaaattgtcgactggatttactgaAACAGGTGATATTGGAAAACTAGTCCACAGCTGCAACGTCGTCTGTGCTGCCATTGCCCGTACGTCTGTCTCATAAGTcagtacatgaaaaggtatttatcaaataattttatatttttaacatgatattgtataattcaaccaggtacacaatgcacttaaatcagatatattttagtacatacactgttttaacattattattaaactttatttcagtctgttcaagaagacgcgatgaaaaaattaaaagatagccaatttgaagaatattatggaagatctgcagaataaaaatcaaataataaagggcaaagtgtattgatggaagaattggcaggaccgcaagactttttgaaaaggcaggtaaacaaatttcaaggtttacctttgccaaagaagtattcccaagaaataagaaagtttgctttaactttacattttctttcttcgaaagcgtataataattatatatgcaatgtgacagggtatcacaaagacaatttctaaacaaattgacactgtttagatttgtatttattgtaaatataatgtagttacataataaataatgtgtgaaattaatacttactaataaacagatttacgttataatttatgtttcattatacactccaggtggattcgaattgtgcgcaataaagaatgtaatcaatgttatagagttgttaaggaaactacttagataaatcttgactaaaccctttacaaatacaaatatactttattgcacacaacatactaaaaagaacaagttttacacaaaacatacacgaaaaatttgcgaaaaatacagtacaccacctaattaccctttaccttccctttctgttctcttatgaatacttattattataatgctatacctattattggtcagcaaaaatttagtatcgatcgccatcgactcgcaaagaagaagatgctatacctagtaggtacgagtatggtaatcctagtattgaaacagcttgcagccctagtaaaggccgccattttatgcgacgaagtggcacgttttttttgtaggtatttccagtccatactcttattATGTCTATGCTTAACAGCTATACATTGAAAAGGCACAAAAAATATAGACGGCGCTGGTGTAATAGTCTAACCGAAAATACGTCActtgtagtattatttttttattcccttTCTTATTATTggttagtttcctaggtcaaaatttaattatgaaattctgattttactaaatattaaaggcaaatctaaaggtaacaaaaaacgttttcctttttgaatttgaattttagttaacttaatttatgaattttaatttaataaagaaaaatgacataataaatgcgacattttgtcacgtttttctatgacgtcacaggttgccttttcatacaaatttcacagtaatttcgtgttttgacgtttagtaaaaagtaactgattagactagttggaaactagcctattattctCCATTCCATTTTAACTCATCTAACCTATAATTAAATATCTATCAGAGAGTAATTCtctgaaataaaagtaaaacCGTGTAGTCGAATGAAGCGTACAATTATTAAACATTTTCGGAATTTTGTAATTAGTAAAAGGTTTTTAAGGATCACAGAAATACTTATTCCATTCAGTAGTGATTCTGTTTGGCAGAGCGTATACACAAACacgaacataatatttagaattaaaaaaaatcttaataaataatatacgtctcactgctaggTGCAAGTCTCCCttgaacatactccaccacgctgctccactgcgggttggcggaggtatTTTGGCTAGTAGCCTGAGACCAacccttctgaagcacggaatcaccttaaTTATTCGAATAATCAGTCAATCTTTGTAATATCATGATTggattaataattatgttcacCCTGATACAATTCTCATCTTCAAATCATTTATTACCTGTAACACCTCAAAGCGATATGACATCTCTTGCAAATTGTATTATAGAAGTGTTTAACAGTAataatctttataaaaaatcgattttaatttacaaaaccGATAAAAACGGAGAAGAAACTTTAATAGATGAATTTTTTAAACATGGTCCCCTACCTGTTACGATAAAAGACCTAAAATACGCTGAAAAAAATAACGATTTGAACTATGAAAGTCTGTTTACAATAACGATGTTCGAGAATTGTGAAGAATTAGAAAAACTTGACCTGAACATAATTAAAAACGacgcaaaatattttataattatttccacTTACAAAAAATCCTGTGAAGACACGTTTCAGAAATTCGGTAATGCTGTTGATGAATTAGATGTTGTAATCGTCATTAATAATGGCGAAGAACATACGTTTATATCTTTCATCCCGGAAATAGACGAAATTACTTGTCACCTGAAGGACACAATACAACctacttatagcaaatgtatCAGAGGAGTGATGGAGGCAAAACAGATTTTTCCTGTGAAAAGTACGTCTAATATGAAAGGGTGTAAGTTAAGACTTGGTATAGCAACATTATTCCCATTCGCAATGTTCGAAAATAAAGAATCCCACAAAGATTACGATCTCTTAACTAAAGTAGAAGGTTCCGACGTCGCTATTGTTAAAATAATTGCAGAACATCTCAATGCAAGCTTGGAGTTTCGAAGTATTTTCAGATTTGAGCAGAACCCATATATTCACACGGAATTTCTGAATTTCGTATTAAATGGTAGTCTGGACGCCTTAGCTGGTGGTCTTTATAGAGTATACAGAGACGTCGTTGATTACTCAGGGATATACCAAAGACAAGGAGTGGTCTGGGTTTACACAGCTGAGAGAGAGAATCGATCTTGGAGCAACTTTGTTGCGAAAGTAAACGGACTGTATGTGTTCTTCCTGTTCTACATACTCTACTGCGTCGCTTGGAATTTATGCTCGTACTTAGATGAAGGAAGAGTAACATTGAAGACGACAGTGCTGAGCGCGTGGGGAGCCCTGATCGGAGCAGCATCGCTTCAAGAAGCGAAGTCTTTAAAGCAAAGAGTTTTGAACATTTTCTATTTGATCCTTTGCATCCATCTATCTTTTTACATCAGCGTGCATTTAGTATCCTTCCTAACGATACAGAGGCCGCCGCAAATATTCAAAACTAACGAAGACGTAATCAAATCTGGAAGAACTGCCATTTTGACGCGTGACACGAAATACTTCATACAAGATCCTAATTACGTTAACTTCGCCAACAAGTCTGAGGATTGCGACAATTTTGAAGACTGCCAGGAGAAGACTCTGTCACATAAAGGAGTAACTGTCGTAATAGATGGTCTGTTCTATCCTTTCCAAGTCGCAACGAGTGTTGAGAGCGAGGCGAGAATCTTAAGAACCCCTGAAAACATAATAACTGTATATCACGAAATGATTATTCGTAAGAAGAGCCCTATTGTGAAAAGTTTTCAAAGGGTAATCGGGAAGTTGTATGAAGCTGGTATCTGTGACAAGTTGTATATAGAAGCTATTGGTGTTTTAGTAGTGGATAAAGCTGAAAAAATGAATGATAACATGATGCATAACAGCTATAGTTGTGTTACCGGGTGCAGTATAACCCTGGCGCAAACGGCCGGGATATTTTACTTGTGGGGGATAGGTTGTCTACTATCTTGCATTGTCTTTGTCTCggaaatattttctaaaaggCGAAGGGAACTATCATAATATTACTGTTCCAAAATCACTTTTTATCGAAATTTCTGGTGTTTTACGAATTATAGGTAAGGTAGAGTGTACAATGTGAATTTTTGAGGCGTGACgagaatcatcatcaccagcctattaacgtccccactgctggagcacgggccttccttatagatggatagggagatcgggccttaaaccatcacgcggacccagtgcggattgatggttattaacgaccgctaatgcagccgagaccaacagcttaacgtgccttccgaagcacggaggagctcgagatgaaaacttttttttgtgacgaGTATATTGAatggttatttattttacagcaATTGCTAGTGCTTAAAATCGATTTATGTGATCGAGAATTCTAGATCGATTGTAAATCGTTTATAGTCTGACGGGATTCGAAGCCGCGACTCTTTTCTTTTGGTAAGACGTACATTGTACTTACCTAGTACTTATTGAtttgaatgaaataaatattaaccagaaataaaaaaggtatattttatttttctaatttaaatcCTGGTACACACCAACTTAATTCTAATTTAGTGGGACATTTGTAAAACGAGCTGTTTCTTTCTTGCATTTAtcgtttttattttacctttttgatgattttgatgattggagatgtccttagaaaaggttcaatacgaactactactactactaagcgattgatgaatgtggaggaagcaagagaagtgtgtcaggatcgaagcaaatggaattctatagtctctgcttaccccggtgggaaataggcgtgagtttatgtactcgcCCGAAGgcggcctaagatggagcgagctcgcctagaaggtgcctgttcactctgaccttgaaagcacccgggttatatgcactcggaaatacagaagatagcagagaattccactccctttATTCGTTAGTAAATAATGGTGTTATTTATATAACTGTAAAGTTAAGATGAAGTTTGTGTCTGAAAGAATCGGCACCATTAGCCAACCAATTTTATCTAAAGTCATAAAATATGATAAGCTAAATTGTTCAAGAAAAGATTAACATTTGaactttcctaatgtaccacgTTACTTGGATTCCTTAATATACGTAGCTTACAAATACTGAACCAATAAAAAGAGGGCACGAAAGGAGACCTTATTTTTAATAAGCATTTTATACcaggtaacaataaaataacaataaactaATTATCAATTTGAGTTTCTTGTACTGCCTTTTCTTGTCAACAATAAATATGAATACTGTAAATGGTCGgcagtaaaaagaaaaactaaacgaATATCACTTTTAGTAAattaatacaaaggaaaaataaattatataaaaactaaaataaaaaaacttagaacAACGACCGTTCTTAGAGAGCAAAACTTGAAgagagaaaaaacaaaagacaatcacaCCACATAAgtagaagaataaaatatataaattcttataaactaaggagattgtatataatttataaagaggacaaatccatataaaaatgttcGTGCGTTGTTTACAGTATACGGTTTTTACTAGATTTAGGGCAGAATTTTCAATGAAGggataattcataattatttcaaaatggaattggcatttttttatgaagtaaGTAATTCAAATATGGAATACTTTATTCTACTAATAATCGCTATCAGACTATTGAGAAATAGTGCTTGATACCAAACCAACACGTCATAGGTACATCTGTGACTAAATAACACATCCCAATAGGTAATCTTGACTTGCAGTAAGATTcaacattgaaaataaatgatttcgttgttttaaattataattagtgATCGCTACTCCATCACAAATCACaaagataataaaatgaaatacccAGTCGTATACAGCACGAGCTATCAAACGCGCGCGTGTTCCAACAACTTTA
This window harbors:
- the LOC126377561 gene encoding uncharacterized protein LOC126377561 isoform X2 codes for the protein MMSSTEDFSSLLDVSPALTNKRLSLALTDWFHEEVSFTHWEYVGDTGKGDAYLSELIRIKIHGTNKDGTSKHVQVVLKYIPKNTCRRLTFRSDEFFRNEINFYNIILPCLLKFQDSKNLTEPFKSYVNLFFSYCDGLNDVICLEDASLEGFTSAVRQEGIDFDHCKQIYKTLAKFHAVSFAMKDQKADEFDTIKNAIFETYYDDRHWDWYERYWKRICGVAIDAVEKEYPDSIYLEKVKEFAVPERYKEMIKAVRTHDTGVFSHGDSWTNNFLFKYEGKKPVDAKIIDFQLARCATPVLDVSFVIYACTTQDMRLKYYDELLEYYYKVLSTQIREMGTDPDKVYSLETFMAEIKKYSFFGLAFSFESTPMIVLAPEDAVPMEMEGDEKRNIEDFWQIPPFKTKEGRQREANNIVFCVDRGYI
- the LOC126377561 gene encoding uncharacterized protein LOC126377561 isoform X1, which translates into the protein MFNLIEVILGREKPMMSSTEDFSSLLDVSPALTNKRLSLALTDWFHEEVSFTHWEYVGDTGKGDAYLSELIRIKIHGTNKDGTSKHVQVVLKYIPKNTCRRLTFRSDEFFRNEINFYNIILPCLLKFQDSKNLTEPFKSYVNLFFSYCDGLNDVICLEDASLEGFTSAVRQEGIDFDHCKQIYKTLAKFHAVSFAMKDQKADEFDTIKNAIFETYYDDRHWDWYERYWKRICGVAIDAVEKEYPDSIYLEKVKEFAVPERYKEMIKAVRTHDTGVFSHGDSWTNNFLFKYEGKKPVDAKIIDFQLARCATPVLDVSFVIYACTTQDMRLKYYDELLEYYYKVLSTQIREMGTDPDKVYSLETFMAEIKKYSFFGLAFSFESTPMIVLAPEDAVPMEMEGDEKRNIEDFWQIPPFKTKEGRQREANNIVFCVDRGYI